The Vespa velutina chromosome 4, iVesVel2.1, whole genome shotgun sequence genome has a window encoding:
- the LOC124948294 gene encoding probable phenylalanine--tRNA ligase, mitochondrial produces the protein MILKWYHSYSALFKYTKQLTINRNFSTIVNVNKSPNELKLLGQKYLIDEWTNVTPQIISKLGCNLHIIQYHPLSLVRQRVIDYFYKNYRSRTGNPLFSVFDNLNPIVTVAQNFDSLLIPKDHPSRKKNDCYYINHDTLLRAHTTAHQADLISMGLNNFLVVGDVYRRDEIDSIHYPVFHQIDAVRICTREEIFKNVNGSGDLKLFDSREVESVEKQGSHTLESVKIMEHELKGCLVGLAKAIFGQDIQCRWIDQYFPFTHPSWELEVFHENKWLEILGCGIIRQSILNKSGAGDRMGWAFGMGLERLAMCLYNIPDIRLFWSTDTGFLNQFKVDDVNKKIQYKAISIYPQCRNDISFWLPENDHYTSNNFYELVREIGGDIIEQVILNDVFAHPKTKRISHCYTIVYRHMERTLLKTEVNDIHHKIEKAATERFHVTIR, from the exons ATGATATTGAAATG GTACCATTCTTATTCTGCTCTCTTTAAATATACAAAGCAATTGACaatcaatagaaatttttcaacaatAGTTAATGTGAATAAAAGCCCAAATGAATTAAAACTTTTAGgacaaaaatatttgatagatGAATGGACAAATGTCACGCcacaaattatttcaaaattaggatgtaatttacatattattcaatatcatCCGTTGTCTCTTGTACGTCAACGGgtgattgattatttttataaaaattatcgtagCAGAACTGGAAACCCATTATTTAGCGTATTCGACAATTTAAATCCTATAGTCACTGTTGCACAAAATTTTGATTCTTTACTCATTCCCAAAGATCATCctagtagaaagaaaaatgattgttATTACATCAATCATGATACTTTACTGAGGGCTCATACAACTGCTCACCAAGCAGATCTCATTTCAATgggattaaataattttcttgtaGTTGGTGATGTATATCGTAGAGACGAAATAGATTCTATTCATTATCCTGTTTTTCATCAAATCGATGCTGTTAGAATATGTacaagagaagaaatatttaaaaatgtaaatggtTCAGGTGACTTAAAGCTATTTGATTCTAGAGAAGTAGAATCAGTGGAAAAACAAGGCTCTCATACTTTAGAGTCTGTAAAAATAATGGAGCACGAATTGAAAGGTTGTTTAGTAGGCTTGGCAAAAGCAATTTTTGGGCaag ATATACAATGTCGATGGATCGATCAATATTTCCCATTTACGCATCCGTCGTGGGAATTAGAAGTTTTCCATGAAAATAAATGGCTAGAAATATTAGGCTGTGGAATTATAAGACAAAGTATTCTAAATAAATCTGGAGCAGGAGATCGCATGGGATGGGCATTTGGAATGGGTTTAGAACGTCTAGCTATGTGTCTTTACAATATACCAGACATAAGATTGTTCTGGAGTACTGATACTggttttttaaatcaattcaaAGTAGATgatgttaataaaaagatacaatACAAG GCCATCAGCATTTATCCACAGTGCAGAAATGATATAAGTTTTTGGTTACCAGAAAATGATCATTAtacttcaaataatttttatgaactaGTTAGAGAAATTGGAGGTGATATTATTGAACAAGTTATATTGAATGATGTATTTGCGCACCCTAAAACCAAAAGAATATCTCATTGTTATACTATAGTGTATAGGCATATGGAACgtacattattaaaaacagAAGTTAATGATATTCAtcataaaatagagaaagctGCAACAGAGAGATTTCATGTTACTATACGATAA
- the LOC124948295 gene encoding probable WRKY transcription factor protein 1, with protein MTRYTRAKGSKASNERLPNDATPWHVMKQQLTENETTEKKVKTAKELLSEKHESIDNTASNSWASFDDEKCDKKVTQDTISNKIKKKKHINNENKSEIQMENNVNLNKKIIDNENNSVQSHQVLSKRQKRNMKKQNKSLHDSTTTTSTKEEESKMNNTDLPNSNHNDTNYPSRFNKNYPNGNNYFNNKFNHYNGKMFKQNNKRKPPKIKDDKEHKRRKPDYGPIKMMLNGVEIEIVKYDGFPVKKEDAERLKDLRQKMVMQGIPKSEIDIAMKLERRKAEKELARAKKHVCFHCRKSGHNLSDCPELANEQSGTGICFKCGSTEHTHFECKVTKAPEYRYATCFICREQGHISKQCPDNPRGIYPDGGACKICGDVTHLKKDCPDLIKEKEESIITVDKITDGTLESLDSSIEKNKSDKDKNNTKNKIVKF; from the exons ATGACAAGATATACAAGGGCAAAGGGATCCAAAGCTTCAAATGAACGCTTACCCAATGATGCTACTCCGTGGCATGTTATGAAACAGCAATTAACTGAAAATGAAAcaacagaaaagaaagtaaaaacagCGAAAGAACTTTTAAGTGAAAAACACGAATCCATTGATAATACAGCAAGTAATAGTTGGGCAAGTTTTGATGATGAGAAATGCGATAAAAAAGTGACTCAAGATACGATAtctaacaaaattaaaaagaaaaaacatattaaCAATGAGAATAAATCAGAAAttcaaatggaaaataatgttaatttaaataaaaaaataatagacaatgaaaataattctgtACAATCTCATCAAGTTTTAAGCAAACGACAAAAACGTAATATGAAAAAACAGAATAAGAGTCTGCATGATTCAACTACTACAACTTCaacaaaagaggaagaatctaaaatgaataatactGATCTTCCTAATTCAAATCACAATGATACTAATTACCCTTCAAggttcaataaaaattatccaaatggaaataattactttaataataaatttaatcattataatggtaaaatgttcaaacaaaataataaaaggaagcctccaaaaattaaagatgacaaagaacataaaagaagaaagcctGATTATGGACCTATCAAAATGATGCTTAATGGggtagaaatagagatagtcAAGTATGATGGATTTccagtaaagaaagaagatgcaGAGAGATTAAAAGATTTACGACAAAAAATGGTAATGCAAG GTATACCGAAATCAGAAATTGATATTGCAATGAAattggaaagaagaaaagctgAAAAGGAATTGGCACGTGCTAAAAAGCATGTTTGCTTTCATTGTCGTAAATCTGGTCATAATTTATCGGACTGTCCTGAACTTGCAAACGAACAATCTGGTACAGGGATTTGTTTTAAGTGTGGTTCAACTGAACATACTCATTTTGAGTGTAAAGTGACTAAAGCTCCAGAATACAGATATGCAACTTGCTTTATCTGCCGTGAACAAGGACATATTTCCAAACAATGTCCAGATAATCCTAGAGGTATCTATCCTGATGGGGGAGCTTGCAAAATTTGTGGAGATGTTACGCACTTGAAAAAAGATTGTCCAGatttaatcaaagaaaaagaagaatctatAATTACAGTAGATAAAATTACGGACGGTACTTTAGAATCTTTGGATTCAAGcattgagaaaaataagagtgataaagataaaaataatacaaaaaataaaattgtaaaattttaa
- the LOC124948412 gene encoding protein lin-54 homolog isoform X3: MSLNKGQNARALVEPLALDSRTLGDGDLSALTLSHNNEQYTSNDFEAFANIQAELECMNAEEVMATDEEQVMIEQNIEAETIVPDVEMSEVSEQIQAEEIVFTSASQNNQNIIFQTKPSLQRVPVSAVQVKQNICPATQSQSIMIVSPASGQGTSQILKISHPASASTGQLQSIAQTLITAKPADGSVLQLRSTQANKPVMATSHSGSITLSNIQNVKTVQTTKRSVQSNQQNRNVYTKMILAGSQAQPGQQVLITSSQNEIQPAQTIKFLSSNVSSQNITSPTKTITLAQAQQMGLLTTNKVQHILPSTPQKQGIIVNKVVQSSSSQSSKMTIVPSSAVKSPTKILPAPIINSQVKASTISNQQSVFSSSTKTNVQPSPQKVIIRQSSLKPGTVLGSGQVIRIPANQNIVTGSSQVHQIQMPGRQVQYVRLVSTPSSGSTNVVTVGKSKPQTQTLQTVGVSQKLGGQQQIVKVVPLNTSNQSLRTVAPKTTLTGSGQRLLIPAAATVGSQSKNAVAIPASALSQLASGQAVLSANSNVSNIVVLPAQYIQQHTDDGKIKSQQSTPNLLGNTQSLQSPTSNLTSGSISESKVSQRSYANVEPNGIRPRKPCNCTKSQCLKLYCDCFANGEFCHMCNCNNCSNNLGNEEERQRAIKSCLERNPNAFRPKIGKGRETGDDIRRHNKGCNCKRSGCLKNYCECYEAKIPCSANCKCIGCRNIEEPNLEKKSLKDLADAAEVRTAQLTLNKAKLQLSEMAFRPPAVSNTGARQPFNFLTDKVVEMTCQCLMAQAYEAERDMFDDETSQRLIIEEFGRCLKEIIESAHKAEAT; the protein is encoded by the exons ATGTCTTTGAATAAAGGACAGAATGCAAGGGCTTTAGTTGAACCTTTAGCTCTTGATTCACGTACATTAGGCGATGGAGATCTTAGTGCTCTAACACTGTCACATAACAATGAACAATATACATCAAATGATTTTGAAGCATTTGCGAATATTCAAGCTGAATTGGAATGTATGAATGCGGAAGAAGTCATGGCTACTGACGAAGAGCAAGTAATGATAGAGCAAAACATTGAGGCTGAAACTATTGTACCTGATGTGGAAATGTCTGAAGTTTCAGAACAAATTCAAGCGGAAGAAATAGTTTTCACAAGTGCAAgtcaaaataatcaaaatattatatttcaaactaAGCCGTCGCTGCAAAGGGTTCCTGTATCTGCAGTACag GtcaaacaaaatatttgcCCAGCTACTCAAAGTCAGTCAATCATGATAGTTTCTCCAGCAAGTGGGCAAGGCACTAGCCAAATTCTAAAAATTTCTCATCCGGCATCAGCATCAACTGGACAATTACAATCAATAGCACAAACCCTTATAACAGCAAAACCTGCGGATGGTAGTGTTCTACAATTAAGATCTACACAAGCAAATAAGCCCGTGATGGCAACTAGCCATTCTGGGAGTATTACATTAAGTAATATACAAAATGTAAAAACAGTGCAAACAACCAAACGTTCAGTACAAAGTAATCAACAAAATCGgaat GTTTATACTAAAATGATATTAGCTGGAAGTCAAGCACAACCAGGACAACAAGTTCTTATAACAAGTTCACAGAATGAAATTCAACCAGCTCAAACGATAAAGTTTTTAAGTAGTAATGTAAGTAGTCAAAATATAACAAGTCCAACAAAAACTATAACATTGGCACAAGCACAACAAATGGGATTATTAACTACAAACAAAGTTCAGCATATTTTACCATCAACTCCTCAAAaacaa GGTATTATTGTTAACAAAGTGGTTCAGTCCTCATCGTCTCAATCATCTAAAATGACAATAGTTCCCAGTAGTGCTGTAAAATCCCCAACAAAAATTTTACCAGCGCCGATAATTAATTCTCAAGTTAAAGCATCTACAATTTCAAATCAACAATcagtattttcttcttcaactaAAACAAATGTGCAGCCAAGTCCgcaaaaagtaattattagacag aGTTCTTTAAAGCCCGGAACGGTATTAGGAAGTGGACAAGTTATTAGAATACCTGCAAATCAAAATATTGTAACTGGATCCAGTCAAGTACATCAAATTCAAATGCCAGGAAGACAg gtgCAATATGTCAGATTGGTGAGTACTCCTTCATCTGGAAGTACTAATGTTGTTACTGTAGGTAAATCAAAACCACAAACACAAACTTTACAAACTGTAGGAGTAAGTCAAAAGTTAGGTGGACAACAACAGATAGTAAAG gTTGTTCCTTTAAACACTAGTAATCAATCGTTAAGAACAGTAGCACCAAAGACTACACTAACTGGAAGCGGCCAGAGATTGTTAATTCCTGCTGCTGCAACAGTAGGAAGTCAATCGAAAAATGCTGTTGCTATACCAGCATCTGCTTTAAGTCAACTTGCATCTGGTCAAGCCGTTCTTTCAGCTAATTCGAACGTTAGTAATATTGTCGTTTTGCCAGCACAATATATACAACAG CATACAGATgacggaaaaataaaatctcagCAATCTACTCCTAACTTATTAGGAAATACACAAAGTTTACAAAGTCCAACTAGCAATTTAACTTCTGGATCTATTTCTGAAAGTAAAGTATCTCAAAGATCATATGCAAATGTTGAACCGAATGGTATTAGACCGAGGAAACCGTGTAATTGCACTAAATCGCAATGTCTTAAACT ATATTGTGATTGCTTTGCAAATGGAGAGTTTTGTCATATGTGCAATTGTAATAATTGCTCTAATAATCTTggcaacgaagaagaaaggcaAAGAGCGATCAAATCGTGTTTGGAACGTAATCCGAATGCTTTTCGTCCAAAAATTGGAAAAGGTCGTGAAACTGGTGATGATATACGTAGACACAATAAAGGATGTAATTGTAAACGAAGTggatgtttaaaaaattattgtgaaTGTTATgag gCTAAAATTCCGTGTTCTGCAAATTGTAAATGCATAGGATGTCGAAATATAGAAGAAcctaatttagaaaaaaaatcattaaaagatTTGGCAGATGCAGCTGAAGTAAGGACAGCacaattaacattaaataaagCAAAGTTACAATTATCTGAAATGGCTTTCAGACCGCCTGCTGTTTCAAATACTGGTGCAAg GCaaccatttaattttttgaccGATAAGGTAGTAGAAATGACTTGTCAGTGCTTAATGGCACAAGCTTATGAAGCTGAGCGCGATATGTTTGATGATGAAACATCGCAAAGACTTATAATTGAAGAATTTGGACGATGTCTCAAAGAAATCATAGAGTCGGCACATAAAGCAGAAGCTACCTAG
- the LOC124948412 gene encoding protein lin-54 homolog isoform X2, with protein MSLNKGQNARALVEPLALDSRTLGDGDLSALTLSHNNEQYTSNDFEAFANIQAELECMNAEEVMATDEEQVMIEQNIEAETIVPDVEMSEVSEQIQAEEIVFTSASQNNQNIIFQTKPSLQRVPVSAVQVKQNICPATQSQSIMIVSPASGQGTSQILKISHPASASTGQLQSIAQTLITAKPADGSVLQLRSTQANKPVMATSHSGSITLSNIQNVKTVQTTKRSVQSNQQNRNVYTKMILAGSQAQPGQQVLITSSQNEIQPAQTIKFLSSNVSSQNITSPTKTITLAQAQQMGLLTTNKVQHILPSTPQKQGIIVNKVVQSSSSQSSKMTIVPSSAVKSPTKILPAPIINSQVKASTISNQQSVFSSSTKTNVQPSPQKVIIRQSSLKPGTVLGSGQVIRIPANQNIVTGSSQVHQIQMPGRQVQYVRLVSTPSSGSTNVVTVGKSKPQTQTLQTVGVSQKLGGQQQIVKVVPLNTSNQSLRTVAPKTTLTGSGQRLLIPAAATVGSQSKNAVAIPASALSQLASGQAVLSANSNVSNIVVLPAQYIQQQHTDDGKIKSQQSTPNLLGNTQSLQSPTSNLTSGSISESKVSQRSYANVEPNGIRPRKPCNCTKSQCLKLYCDCFANGEFCHMCNCNNCSNNLGNEEERQRAIKSCLERNPNAFRPKIGKGRETGDDIRRHNKGCNCKRSGCLKNYCECYEAKIPCSANCKCIGCRNIEEPNLEKKSLKDLADAAEVRTAQLTLNKAKLQLSEMAFRPPAVSNTGARQPFNFLTDKVVEMTCQCLMAQAYEAERDMFDDETSQRLIIEEFGRCLKEIIESAHKAEAT; from the exons ATGTCTTTGAATAAAGGACAGAATGCAAGGGCTTTAGTTGAACCTTTAGCTCTTGATTCACGTACATTAGGCGATGGAGATCTTAGTGCTCTAACACTGTCACATAACAATGAACAATATACATCAAATGATTTTGAAGCATTTGCGAATATTCAAGCTGAATTGGAATGTATGAATGCGGAAGAAGTCATGGCTACTGACGAAGAGCAAGTAATGATAGAGCAAAACATTGAGGCTGAAACTATTGTACCTGATGTGGAAATGTCTGAAGTTTCAGAACAAATTCAAGCGGAAGAAATAGTTTTCACAAGTGCAAgtcaaaataatcaaaatattatatttcaaactaAGCCGTCGCTGCAAAGGGTTCCTGTATCTGCAGTACag GtcaaacaaaatatttgcCCAGCTACTCAAAGTCAGTCAATCATGATAGTTTCTCCAGCAAGTGGGCAAGGCACTAGCCAAATTCTAAAAATTTCTCATCCGGCATCAGCATCAACTGGACAATTACAATCAATAGCACAAACCCTTATAACAGCAAAACCTGCGGATGGTAGTGTTCTACAATTAAGATCTACACAAGCAAATAAGCCCGTGATGGCAACTAGCCATTCTGGGAGTATTACATTAAGTAATATACAAAATGTAAAAACAGTGCAAACAACCAAACGTTCAGTACAAAGTAATCAACAAAATCGgaat GTTTATACTAAAATGATATTAGCTGGAAGTCAAGCACAACCAGGACAACAAGTTCTTATAACAAGTTCACAGAATGAAATTCAACCAGCTCAAACGATAAAGTTTTTAAGTAGTAATGTAAGTAGTCAAAATATAACAAGTCCAACAAAAACTATAACATTGGCACAAGCACAACAAATGGGATTATTAACTACAAACAAAGTTCAGCATATTTTACCATCAACTCCTCAAAaacaa GGTATTATTGTTAACAAAGTGGTTCAGTCCTCATCGTCTCAATCATCTAAAATGACAATAGTTCCCAGTAGTGCTGTAAAATCCCCAACAAAAATTTTACCAGCGCCGATAATTAATTCTCAAGTTAAAGCATCTACAATTTCAAATCAACAATcagtattttcttcttcaactaAAACAAATGTGCAGCCAAGTCCgcaaaaagtaattattagacag aGTTCTTTAAAGCCCGGAACGGTATTAGGAAGTGGACAAGTTATTAGAATACCTGCAAATCAAAATATTGTAACTGGATCCAGTCAAGTACATCAAATTCAAATGCCAGGAAGACAg gtgCAATATGTCAGATTGGTGAGTACTCCTTCATCTGGAAGTACTAATGTTGTTACTGTAGGTAAATCAAAACCACAAACACAAACTTTACAAACTGTAGGAGTAAGTCAAAAGTTAGGTGGACAACAACAGATAGTAAAG gTTGTTCCTTTAAACACTAGTAATCAATCGTTAAGAACAGTAGCACCAAAGACTACACTAACTGGAAGCGGCCAGAGATTGTTAATTCCTGCTGCTGCAACAGTAGGAAGTCAATCGAAAAATGCTGTTGCTATACCAGCATCTGCTTTAAGTCAACTTGCATCTGGTCAAGCCGTTCTTTCAGCTAATTCGAACGTTAGTAATATTGTCGTTTTGCCAGCACAATATATACAACAG CAGCATACAGATgacggaaaaataaaatctcagCAATCTACTCCTAACTTATTAGGAAATACACAAAGTTTACAAAGTCCAACTAGCAATTTAACTTCTGGATCTATTTCTGAAAGTAAAGTATCTCAAAGATCATATGCAAATGTTGAACCGAATGGTATTAGACCGAGGAAACCGTGTAATTGCACTAAATCGCAATGTCTTAAACT ATATTGTGATTGCTTTGCAAATGGAGAGTTTTGTCATATGTGCAATTGTAATAATTGCTCTAATAATCTTggcaacgaagaagaaaggcaAAGAGCGATCAAATCGTGTTTGGAACGTAATCCGAATGCTTTTCGTCCAAAAATTGGAAAAGGTCGTGAAACTGGTGATGATATACGTAGACACAATAAAGGATGTAATTGTAAACGAAGTggatgtttaaaaaattattgtgaaTGTTATgag gCTAAAATTCCGTGTTCTGCAAATTGTAAATGCATAGGATGTCGAAATATAGAAGAAcctaatttagaaaaaaaatcattaaaagatTTGGCAGATGCAGCTGAAGTAAGGACAGCacaattaacattaaataaagCAAAGTTACAATTATCTGAAATGGCTTTCAGACCGCCTGCTGTTTCAAATACTGGTGCAAg GCaaccatttaattttttgaccGATAAGGTAGTAGAAATGACTTGTCAGTGCTTAATGGCACAAGCTTATGAAGCTGAGCGCGATATGTTTGATGATGAAACATCGCAAAGACTTATAATTGAAGAATTTGGACGATGTCTCAAAGAAATCATAGAGTCGGCACATAAAGCAGAAGCTACCTAG
- the LOC124948412 gene encoding protein lin-54 homolog isoform X1, with translation MSLNKGQNARALVEPLALDSRTLGDGDLSALTLSHNNEQYTSNDFEAFANIQAELECMNAEEVMATDEEQVMIEQNIEAETIVPDVEMSEVSEQIQAEEIVFTSASQNNQNIIFQTKPSLQRVPVSAVQVKQNICPATQSQSIMIVSPASGQGTSQILKISHPASASTGQLQSIAQTLITAKPADGSVLQLRSTQANKPVMATSHSGSITLSNIQNVKTVQTTKRSVQSNQQNRNVYTKMILAGSQAQPGQQVLITSSQNEIQPAQTIKFLSSNVSSQNITSPTKTITLAQAQQMGLLTTNKVQHILPSTPQKQVYIISSYYENVKLFNSHMIIFSYHLKGIIVNKVVQSSSSQSSKMTIVPSSAVKSPTKILPAPIINSQVKASTISNQQSVFSSSTKTNVQPSPQKVIIRQSSLKPGTVLGSGQVIRIPANQNIVTGSSQVHQIQMPGRQVQYVRLVSTPSSGSTNVVTVGKSKPQTQTLQTVGVSQKLGGQQQIVKVVPLNTSNQSLRTVAPKTTLTGSGQRLLIPAAATVGSQSKNAVAIPASALSQLASGQAVLSANSNVSNIVVLPAQYIQQQHTDDGKIKSQQSTPNLLGNTQSLQSPTSNLTSGSISESKVSQRSYANVEPNGIRPRKPCNCTKSQCLKLYCDCFANGEFCHMCNCNNCSNNLGNEEERQRAIKSCLERNPNAFRPKIGKGRETGDDIRRHNKGCNCKRSGCLKNYCECYEAKIPCSANCKCIGCRNIEEPNLEKKSLKDLADAAEVRTAQLTLNKAKLQLSEMAFRPPAVSNTGARQPFNFLTDKVVEMTCQCLMAQAYEAERDMFDDETSQRLIIEEFGRCLKEIIESAHKAEAT, from the exons ATGTCTTTGAATAAAGGACAGAATGCAAGGGCTTTAGTTGAACCTTTAGCTCTTGATTCACGTACATTAGGCGATGGAGATCTTAGTGCTCTAACACTGTCACATAACAATGAACAATATACATCAAATGATTTTGAAGCATTTGCGAATATTCAAGCTGAATTGGAATGTATGAATGCGGAAGAAGTCATGGCTACTGACGAAGAGCAAGTAATGATAGAGCAAAACATTGAGGCTGAAACTATTGTACCTGATGTGGAAATGTCTGAAGTTTCAGAACAAATTCAAGCGGAAGAAATAGTTTTCACAAGTGCAAgtcaaaataatcaaaatattatatttcaaactaAGCCGTCGCTGCAAAGGGTTCCTGTATCTGCAGTACag GtcaaacaaaatatttgcCCAGCTACTCAAAGTCAGTCAATCATGATAGTTTCTCCAGCAAGTGGGCAAGGCACTAGCCAAATTCTAAAAATTTCTCATCCGGCATCAGCATCAACTGGACAATTACAATCAATAGCACAAACCCTTATAACAGCAAAACCTGCGGATGGTAGTGTTCTACAATTAAGATCTACACAAGCAAATAAGCCCGTGATGGCAACTAGCCATTCTGGGAGTATTACATTAAGTAATATACAAAATGTAAAAACAGTGCAAACAACCAAACGTTCAGTACAAAGTAATCAACAAAATCGgaat GTTTATACTAAAATGATATTAGCTGGAAGTCAAGCACAACCAGGACAACAAGTTCTTATAACAAGTTCACAGAATGAAATTCAACCAGCTCAAACGATAAAGTTTTTAAGTAGTAATGTAAGTAGTCAAAATATAACAAGTCCAACAAAAACTATAACATTGGCACAAGCACAACAAATGGGATTATTAACTACAAACAAAGTTCAGCATATTTTACCATCAACTCCTCAAAaacaagtatatattatttcttcatattatgaaaatgtcaaattatttaattctcatatgataattttttcatatcatttgAAGGGTATTATTGTTAACAAAGTGGTTCAGTCCTCATCGTCTCAATCATCTAAAATGACAATAGTTCCCAGTAGTGCTGTAAAATCCCCAACAAAAATTTTACCAGCGCCGATAATTAATTCTCAAGTTAAAGCATCTACAATTTCAAATCAACAATcagtattttcttcttcaactaAAACAAATGTGCAGCCAAGTCCgcaaaaagtaattattagacag aGTTCTTTAAAGCCCGGAACGGTATTAGGAAGTGGACAAGTTATTAGAATACCTGCAAATCAAAATATTGTAACTGGATCCAGTCAAGTACATCAAATTCAAATGCCAGGAAGACAg gtgCAATATGTCAGATTGGTGAGTACTCCTTCATCTGGAAGTACTAATGTTGTTACTGTAGGTAAATCAAAACCACAAACACAAACTTTACAAACTGTAGGAGTAAGTCAAAAGTTAGGTGGACAACAACAGATAGTAAAG gTTGTTCCTTTAAACACTAGTAATCAATCGTTAAGAACAGTAGCACCAAAGACTACACTAACTGGAAGCGGCCAGAGATTGTTAATTCCTGCTGCTGCAACAGTAGGAAGTCAATCGAAAAATGCTGTTGCTATACCAGCATCTGCTTTAAGTCAACTTGCATCTGGTCAAGCCGTTCTTTCAGCTAATTCGAACGTTAGTAATATTGTCGTTTTGCCAGCACAATATATACAACAG CAGCATACAGATgacggaaaaataaaatctcagCAATCTACTCCTAACTTATTAGGAAATACACAAAGTTTACAAAGTCCAACTAGCAATTTAACTTCTGGATCTATTTCTGAAAGTAAAGTATCTCAAAGATCATATGCAAATGTTGAACCGAATGGTATTAGACCGAGGAAACCGTGTAATTGCACTAAATCGCAATGTCTTAAACT ATATTGTGATTGCTTTGCAAATGGAGAGTTTTGTCATATGTGCAATTGTAATAATTGCTCTAATAATCTTggcaacgaagaagaaaggcaAAGAGCGATCAAATCGTGTTTGGAACGTAATCCGAATGCTTTTCGTCCAAAAATTGGAAAAGGTCGTGAAACTGGTGATGATATACGTAGACACAATAAAGGATGTAATTGTAAACGAAGTggatgtttaaaaaattattgtgaaTGTTATgag gCTAAAATTCCGTGTTCTGCAAATTGTAAATGCATAGGATGTCGAAATATAGAAGAAcctaatttagaaaaaaaatcattaaaagatTTGGCAGATGCAGCTGAAGTAAGGACAGCacaattaacattaaataaagCAAAGTTACAATTATCTGAAATGGCTTTCAGACCGCCTGCTGTTTCAAATACTGGTGCAAg GCaaccatttaattttttgaccGATAAGGTAGTAGAAATGACTTGTCAGTGCTTAATGGCACAAGCTTATGAAGCTGAGCGCGATATGTTTGATGATGAAACATCGCAAAGACTTATAATTGAAGAATTTGGACGATGTCTCAAAGAAATCATAGAGTCGGCACATAAAGCAGAAGCTACCTAG